Proteins from one Rhizoctonia solani chromosome 5, complete sequence genomic window:
- a CDS encoding glycoside hydrolase family 61 protein — protein sequence MRAGAIIAALAAASAAHAHATFQNLWVGGVDEGTKCVRAPANNSPITDLTSNTLACNTNGEVAAAATCPVEAGTKVAVEMHQQPNDRNCATEAIGGNHDGPTIIYMAKVDNAATAVGSEASWFKVAETGLVSKDYWGTDVMNANCGKVEFTIPADLPAGNYLIRAEVIALHVAGSAGGAQLYMSCYQINVTGGGAASPATVKFPGAYSATDPGILFNIYGSYDSYTIPGPAVYSGGSSGGSSPAPTTAAPSAPSSTAVAPSSTLKSSEPAAEPTVEPSSAPAPSSVTASTEPAPSSSTIPTTSAAASSAPAPISSTQAATSTVATVAPTSAAPEATGAVAAKWYQCGGVNWTGPTTCVQGTTCKAQNPYYSQCL from the exons ATGCGTGCTGGTGCCATTATTGCTGCTCTTGCTGCCGCGTCTGCTGCGCATGCACATGCTACTTTCCAAAACCTCTGGGTTGGCGGTGTTGATGAAGGCACCAAGTGCGTTCGTGCTCCTGCAAACAACAGCCCAATCACCGATCTCACGTCCAAC ACTCTTGCCTGCAACACTAATGGCGAGGTCGCCGCGGCTGCTACATGCCCTGTTGAAGCCGGCACCAAGGTTGCTGTCGAAATGCACCAGCAACCCAATGACCGAAACTGTGCGACTGAGGCCATCGGTGGTAATCATGACGGTCCTACCATCATCTACATGGCCAAGGTCGACAACGCAGCCACCGCTGTTGGCTCCGAGGCTAGCTGGTTCAAGGTCGCCGAAACCGGCCTCGTTAGCAAGGATTACTGGGGAACGGATGTCATGAATGCCAACTGCGGCAAGGTCGAGTTTACCATCCCTGCCGACCTCCCGGCTGGAAACTACCTGATCCGTGCTGAAGTCATCGCCTTGCACGTCGCTGGATCAGCTGGAGGTGCTCAATTGTACATGTCGTGCTACCAGATCAACGTTACTGGTGGTGGCGCCGCTAGCCCTGCGACTGTCAAGTTCCCCGGTGCTTACTCTGCTAC CGACCCCGGTATTCTTTTCAACATATATGGAAGCTATGATTCCTACACTATCCCAGGACCTGCAGTGTACTCCGGGGGCTCTTCCGGAGGCTCTTCACCCGCTCcaacaacagcagcaccGAGCGCTCCCAGCTCCACCGCGGTCGCTCCTAGCAGCACTTTGAAAAGCTCTGAGCCCGCTGCTGAGCCCACCGTCGAACCGTCTTCGGCTCCAGCCCCTTCCAGTGTCACCGCCTCTACAGAACCTGCACCATCGAGCTCCACCATCCCTACGACCAGCGCCGCCGCTAGCTCTGCCCCTGCCCCTATCAGCTCGACTCAAGCCGCTACATCTACTGTTGCAACTGTCGCGCCTACTAGTGCAGCCCCCGAAGCCACCGGTGCTGTCGCCGCCAAGTGGTACCAGTGCGGTGGTGTGAATTGGACTGGCCCGACCACTTGTGTTCAAGGTACCACCTGCAAAGCACAGAACCCC TACTATAGCCAGTGTCTCTAA